The DNA window AAGGAAACGACGCCGTAGGTGCCTGCCCCCAGAAGGAGACTCACCCAGAAGGGAGCACTGACCAGAATATCCCCCAACGATTCCCGTCTGTTAGCCACTTATTTGCTATCGGATCAGTTGCCTCTACCTTCAACGCCGGTGGTGGGGGAGGCAACTCCCGGCGTCGCGATTTCATTCAACTTAGGTTCGGGATTCCGGGATTCGATGTCCGTCCAGCATGCATCTTTGGTTCCGACTACAAACGGCGAGGGCCTGTTGCCCGAATCGGAATGGCCTTTCGCGTCTCCTTTTTGCGGATGCCCGAAGTCGGACTCTCAACGAACCCCTCCGAACTCATCCGTTCACCGAACTGATTTGAGCGACAGCCCCGAGAGGACTGACCCAATCGGCCCCTCCGGAAAACTCATGAATACTTGGACTGACCCCATCCGGCGTCCCAGGAGATGCCGATGGAGGGATTCTATTCGTCCCGGTCCAGCACGACGGCAATTCCCAAGCTAGCCGGGAAGAGGTTGCGAAAGTCGTCGCACTGACCCAAGAGCTGTTGCTATCCCAACTGGCGGACGGTGAACGACTCAGACCCCTTCAGCTAGATGACATTCTGTTCGTGGCCCCCTACAACATGCAGGTAAAGTGGCTCCAGGAGGCACTCCCAGACGGCGCCAAGGTCGCCTCGGTTGACAAATTCCAAGGCCAAGAGGCTGCCGTAGTGGTTATCTCGCTCTGCACCAGTCCCGGTGAGTCAGGACCCCGTGGGATCGGATTCGTTCTGGACCTCAACCGAATTAACGTGGCAATCTCCCGCGCCCAGCGCCTAGCGATAGTGGTCGCCGATCCACGTTTAGCTACAACATCCTGCTCCACCATCGATCAGATGGAGCGCTTCAATCTCTTCAGCCGACTCAAAGAAAACACCCGCTCCGTTCCAGGATCGTAGAGTTCGCTGACATCCGCCTGCTGCGAATCTGCACATCAGTGCTGCCAGACACCATACCCCTTCTGTCGGAGCTTCTCCGCCAATTTGGGCTCCCGCTCAACCGCTTCCTCGTAAGTGAGCTTTCCGATCCCTCGCATCTTGCTCTTCGCGAGCCACTTCCCGTATTTCTTAGCCATCCTGGAAGATTTATACCCAGCGATGTGCTGTTTGAATCTCTCCCGAACGGGTTTCCCAGTCATACCCACGTAATAACATGGCTTTCCTTCACGGTAGCTTGGATTGACGTCGCGGAACTTCTTCAGTTCGAGAACGGAATCATCCAGGCGTATTACGTAAATCCGATAATGGGCCTTGGGTTCAACTTCGCTGGTCGCTTTGTCCTTCATTAAGCGAAAATCTAGGGGTGACACTGACGCCGGGCTAGGAACTGGTTGATGTTACCGATCTGCCGCAGAGGCACACCGTCACCGATTCTCCCTCTCTTCGATAATTCCTGGTAGCATTCTATAGTCGCACAGACATCGATCAAAGCGTTGTGGGCGCCGGCCACATTTCGCCCGAAAAGGAATTGGTAAAGCTCTTCCAGTTTCGGCCATTTGTAACCTCCGCGGGATCCCGGTATTGCGCAGAGTTCAGTCGAATGCTTCATCGTGCAAAACTCAGATAATCCCTCAATTGGACACGCCCGGTTCATTCGTTTACACTCATGGGAGATCACGTGCAGGTCGAAATTCAGATTGTGGGCGACCAGCTGGCTTGGACGATACCTGTTGAGAACCGCTTCGAGCTGATCCACGATTGAACGAATCCCGATCCCGACCTCGAGCGCTTTCCGCTGACTGATTCCATGAACGGCTGTAGCTTCAGCCGAAATGGTAAAGCCGTCAGGCCTAATCACATGATACTGTAGGTCGACGATTCCGTTGTCTGTTCCAGCAATTCCCCAAGCAATTGAAACGGCCCTCGGAAAACCCTCGCCCTTTCTAGGGAGACCGGAAGTTTCAAAATCCAAAAAAAGGATGGTATTCATATCACCAAAGCACAGATAAAACCAATATTAGAGGTCTAACCTTTCGGCATCCGCGACTTTGATCGGGCATATGCAAACCATCTCCTACAAAAAAATAACTAACTTCTTAGGCCAAAAAAAACGACGATCAAGAAGCTTTAGGAATATGTTTACAAAGGAAAAAATGAACTACCCTTCCAGGAATAAACTCGCAAAAGGAGGTACATTCGAGTAAACACTCTGTCTACACTAGACGCATCCTCTAAACAAGAAGAATATGAAGTTACCAGTATAGAAGACATGGTGGAGGCACTTCAGCGATGGAGGTCTCCAGTCGTCTTTGACGACGGGGTCCTCTTTGACTTTGAAGGATTGCCCTTCCGTGTAGTATTTGACGATGAAGATCCTCGATTTTTTTGTTTAGTGGTTACGGTCGTTTGGGTAATCGAGAGTGCCGAAGAAATGCTAAAGGTCCTAGAAGCAGCAAATTTCGCGAACTCGAAGGTAAAGGTCGCAAAGGTTTACGCTGTCGAAGACGATGTTTTTGGTGCAATTGAAATGTTCTTGCAACAACATTGAAGATGTTAAGCCAGTGTTCATGCGATCGCTGGTTGCCTTGCAGGAGGCATTGAAATGCTTTATGGGAAAAATGGAGGCCCCTGATTGACTTTGTATTTGCCACAGATTCATCAGTCCAACGGTCCATCAGAAAGGAATCTGGAGTATTTGCCTATGTAGCTCAACTAGGTTCTCGGGATTCGCAACCATAAGAAAGTTCGGTTAAGAGGATTGTAAACTAGACCTGACCGTTTCTCCAAGCCTTAAAAAGACCCTCTCAACTTGCTGATGATGTCTCTTCGGGACTTGTGACTAAGGCTTCGATCAGCAATCGAAGTTGTTTCTTCAGCCCTGCGTCTCTAAATATGTCCACCGCGGATCGATTTGGAGAGATTTCACCAACATCCAAATCTGGTCGGCCACGCAGCCGCCGCTGCTTGGAAGAATTCTAAAGAACAAATTCGCGTCTCTGGACGCACTCCATTAGCCCGCCTTTCATACACGATCGATCTCCTCGCCGTCGTAATTCTCAACTTCGGAAAATGGAACTGTTCCCTCTATTTCTCCATAGGCTTCGTTATAGGTCCAATCTCTGTCGTTTTCAGGGTTAACAGAGTCCGGTAGTTGGTGGATAGCTGCCTCAATCAGCTTCCAATCAATGTGTGGACAGTATCTATAACGATGAAGGTTTTTTGTTATCTCATGGCGAATTCGTTCCCTTATCAAAGTGCCAAATGTTTCGCCTTTTGCCAGCATTTTCCCCCTTTCCAACTACCCATCTTTGAAAGGCTATATCGCCAGTGAACGCCTGCCCTCATGCATCCCCATAGATTATGGCCATGTTCGACCCCAAAACAGAAATTATTCGGACGGAATGCATTTTGCCTATCCGATGCGCAATGCGAGAACCAGAACACGGTTTCCCATGCCTCTTCTACTTTATCTAGAAAGACACGCTTACTGCGCATTTGTGCAAGTGAAAGGGACCAGTGGCAGGGCCGATAACAGAGGAATCCGAAGGAAAGACAACCCTGTGCCACGACTTTGTCTTTAGCATATATGAGTTGTAACTCTCATTTGCTCTAGCTATATTTATTGCCTGTAGAAACGATCCTGATTGAGAGTCTGCAAACTCAATAACAATTCCCTCTGGAATCTCTGGTGCAATATTTGTTTGGCGAATAAAGGTTTTGGATCCAGGCCGCCCCGGATTTCGGATAGGCTGATTGGTAGAGGTCCTAGTCGGAGATACGCTGTTTGGTCGATATTCGCAGTCGGCTTGTAGTTCTTGAATAAGGGCCGTTAACTGAATCTGTGTGAGCCCAATCAGTTCCGAGAATTCCCGGATGGCGATTGTTTCCTCTTGGCTTGGGGATTCTGACCTGTTTGTATAGCGAATCATATATTCGAGATTTTTTACCCGGTCTCCAAGTGTCCCCGTTGGTGAAAATGTGTGCAGGCGCTTTTCTGTAATTTTGAATGCCTGGTTGAACGCTAGCTTGGGGAGTCCAGACTCCTTTTGGAATGCTTCTAGAATCTTAATTTCGTCCGCCAAGATTTTACCGTTGATCCTTGCAAAGCAAAATAGATTTGCAAAAAATATAACTGGATCTAGTACGTTCATATATTGTACGGTTTTGGGGACCTCACGCAATGGGTTAGGACCAACGATTGAGGGTTTTTGTAGGGACACCCAGCGCGTAGGTGATTTGCATCTTTAGGAATTTGAAACTACATGAATTAATTCCTCGTCGAGTCCTTGTGTGATTGACTCAAGGCGTGTTCTCCCTTGAAGGGCTTCGCGTGGGGAGCTGTTCAGCCTGAATGGGAAAAGGGAGGGATGGCCGGGAAGTGAGTTCTTTGGAGTCCAGCCGCCACCGTTTGAACGGATAAGGCATTCATATAGCCATCCGGTCAGGTATGTAGTCGGAAGGCCGATTGACGTAGGCCTTTTGTAGACTCCCTTTCTGGTTGTCTCAATAAGAATTTTCCAGTCAATAAACATCCGGTAGATTCGCCGAGCAGCGCGAGCGACCGTTTCGCGCTCGCCGAGCTGCTCGCGGATACGTCGTTGTACCTGCGCCGTGGTTATCTGATCTTGTAGACGGAGGAGCTTCCCAACCACACCGGCCACGCTACCAAAGAAGGGATAGACGGCCATGGACATTCCCCAGTGGAGGGCGAAGTGCTGAGCCGATGGGAGCCGCTGGAGCATTTCCAGGCCATCGTCTCGAAGCGTGATGAGGTCTGCTGGCGGTGTATGCCAGATCTTCAGCAGGATGGTGATCGCCTTTTCTCGGTTGCCCCGTTGCACCTGATGACCCACCGACAGCTTATCACTGAGGTGTTCTTGCAGGGCTTTGTTGGCTTCTTTGTGGGTCTTGCCCGCCAGTGTTAATTGGGCCGTGAATTCGAGCCACGGGAGCTGTATTCGTTGACTGAATCCAACTGGTTGAGCTGCGGCCATTAGCGATCTCCTGAAATTGCTGCAAATGGGACAATGGCTTCTTCGATCGATGCGCCACCGTGCGAGACTGTGACAACTCCCGATTTGATAAATGCAGAGCCGGTCGGGGCGAGAAGAGGCAAGACGTCAGGAGGGAGGCCGATCGGTGGCCAACAGGAGGCTTCAGGCATTTCCCGGGCTATCTTTGAACGCAGCTCAGGGCTGTTGTAGATACGAACTCGCTGGCCGCGCGTCTCAGCAGTGGATCCCTCCGATGGGTTCCCAATGCCCCGTGCTTCAATATTCCCGTGGTCGGAAGTGAGAAAGACCCTAAACCCGTGAGCCACAAGCTTCTTCAGCAGAGTCTGCAGATACCCCTGCCGGGCCCACTGCTCCACTTGGCTGTACATACCGGATGAGCCCAGCACCATGCCATGCATGATGTCGTCAACTGTATTCACGACAACTCCCAGCACTTTCAACCGGTCGTCCTCCATGTGGGTAAGGAGCTCCTGGTCTTTGGATGGGCCGAGTGCGGCGATATGCTGGACGGCGCCGGCGTCCAACCCTCTTTCCGCCCAGAACTGCTTCCAGAGGCTGCCTTCCTTTGATGTACCGTAGAAGCTTTCGGGGAAGAACTGGGGCAGCTTCCCCGAGAAGATCGCTTGGCGGGAAACGCTGGTAAGAGTGGGAATCCAAGCGAAAACAGCCTGCTCCTCGAATCGGATACTTTTATCCTGATCACGCAAGACTTCGCGAATCACCGACCACTGGCCCATGGACATCCCGTCAATGACCACCAAGGCAAGCCGTGCGCCGTGGTCATCGCTCATGAGTGCCGACATGGCTTTCGGTATATGGTGAACCATCACCGGGGGCGTTGAGGGTTGGTTGCACACGGCTCCCGTAATGGCTAAGCAGCCAGGATAGGAATAACTGGTCCATTGAACCATCACCTTCGGAAACCTCCCTGTTCGCACCGAAAGATGCATTAAGGCTCTCAAGTCACCCAGTGTGCGCGCATAGGTCATCCATTCCTGGTAGGACGCTCCCTCGTTGGGAATGCTTTCGGCCAGCCTGCTCTGAGCGTGATCCAGGCGCCGTTGTCGATCCTCTACGGCTCCCTTGGAAACGCCCACAAGCAGCCATGTGTCGGCTAGTGCAACCGGTGATGGCCACTCGACGGGATCTAGCAGGCCTTCGCTGAACAGGTTATCCAGGTAGACGCGAACATCGTCGTGCTCAAAGGGAAGAGACGTGGGGCCGGGGAATTTCAATCCGTAGCCTTCTTCTTTGGACTCCTTGACCTGCTGTCCCTTGGCGGCGGCTTCTGACTGAACTCTCAATACCCATCGCTCTTGGATGAAGGCGTAGAAATCGGCGCTGGTTGCCACGATCTGCTCAAGTGGCCAATCATCAAAATGTCCGCCCTGCCTGAGCACCTCAACGAATCGGTCGACCATGCGAGAGGGTATGACCTTGTCGCGGTAGTGCTTCCGCATCAGAAAATGCAGGAGCTGCGCCGGCTTCTGAATGAGCTTTGGTTCCGTCTCGAAGACATGCAGCAGGATGAAGTCCGCGCTCTGGTTACTGCCCATTCGCGCCGGCTTGTACTGCTCCTGGGCCCGGAACAGGGAATCGAAGTGCTTTGCGCCCAGTGCTTCGACGACGGGGTAACTCAGATTCGGGAAGATCGCTGGGATGCTGAACGATAGCTTGCGCCCCGCCGTGTAGAGATCATACGGCAGCTTGCGTAGATCCTGTTCCCGAGATCGTAGCACAACAACCAGGTCGGTATTCTCACCTCTGTCCCACCGTGCACGGTATTTCGATTCGTAAGCGTACCGGAAAGCAATGGGGTCTTCGAATTCGATGAGGTCAAATCCCCGCTCTCGTAGACCCTGCAGGACACCTTCTTCCGTCAGCAGTCCATCGGGGTCGGCCACCAGGGTCAGGCGAGCCACCTGACTGGGAAACTCCTTCAGGATCGTATCCCGCCAAGTGCTCATGATTTGCCCTCAACGTTTGCGATCACAAGAAGAACCAGCTCAGGGCTGAGATGTTGCCTGCGATTGAAATCGCTCCGCCACTCGGCTTCTTCTCGATCCAACTGGGCCAGGCGGTACGCCCGCACCTCAGGAAGGCCGATGCGGCCGACCATCCGCCTCCGGGCCTCGAATGAGTAATTGGACTTCTCTTCCTCCTGCCGGAGCTTGTCGAAGTGCTTACGCACACAATCCTCGAAGACGGGCTGCCCATTTTCAGAGGCGGCTGTCCACAACTCTTGAAAGAGCGTCTCATCCACGCCGTGACCGACACCACCTGCCACATCAAAGTGCCCGGACATAATTTGATCCCAGATGTGCCTCGCCGTGGGGGCGAGGATTCGTCCATCTGTTTGACGGAAGACAGGCAGCATTCGTCGATGACTCCAGCCCTCGGTATGAATCTGAATCCTCCACAGAGCCCAGCAGCCCTTCACGTTGGCCGGAAGATTGGGAACACAGATTGTCGGAGCCGGTTGCTGAATAATGAATCGGGGCAGACCGGAGGTAATCCCTCGAACCCTCGGAGATTCCAGCGTCATGTGAATGGCCGCGGGCAACTTCGTGGCTTCCTTGGCGCTGAAGACGACCGGTTTCATCTCATGGCCGTCCGGCCAGATGAGTTCCCATCCGGGCCCATTCCGGGATGCCCGTCCGCCATGAGATTGCAGGTAATTGA is part of the Opitutaceae bacterium genome and encodes:
- a CDS encoding 3'-5' exonuclease yields the protein MNTILFLDFETSGLPRKGEGFPRAVSIAWGIAGTDNGIVDLQYHVIRPDGFTISAEATAVHGISQRKALEVGIGIRSIVDQLEAVLNRYRPSQLVAHNLNFDLHVISHECKRMNRACPIEGLSEFCTMKHSTELCAIPGSRGGYKWPKLEELYQFLFGRNVAGAHNALIDVCATIECYQELSKRGRIGDGVPLRQIGNINQFLARRQCHP
- the pglZ gene encoding BREX-3 system phosphatase PglZ, producing the protein MSTWRDTILKEFPSQVARLTLVADPDGLLTEEGVLQGLRERGFDLIEFEDPIAFRYAYESKYRARWDRGENTDLVVVLRSREQDLRKLPYDLYTAGRKLSFSIPAIFPNLSYPVVEALGAKHFDSLFRAQEQYKPARMGSNQSADFILLHVFETEPKLIQKPAQLLHFLMRKHYRDKVIPSRMVDRFVEVLRQGGHFDDWPLEQIVATSADFYAFIQERWVLRVQSEAAAKGQQVKESKEEGYGLKFPGPTSLPFEHDDVRVYLDNLFSEGLLDPVEWPSPVALADTWLLVGVSKGAVEDRQRRLDHAQSRLAESIPNEGASYQEWMTYARTLGDLRALMHLSVRTGRFPKVMVQWTSYSYPGCLAITGAVCNQPSTPPVMVHHIPKAMSALMSDDHGARLALVVIDGMSMGQWSVIREVLRDQDKSIRFEEQAVFAWIPTLTSVSRQAIFSGKLPQFFPESFYGTSKEGSLWKQFWAERGLDAGAVQHIAALGPSKDQELLTHMEDDRLKVLGVVVNTVDDIMHGMVLGSSGMYSQVEQWARQGYLQTLLKKLVAHGFRVFLTSDHGNIEARGIGNPSEGSTAETRGQRVRIYNSPELRSKIAREMPEASCWPPIGLPPDVLPLLAPTGSAFIKSGVVTVSHGGASIEEAIVPFAAISGDR